One genomic segment of Nocardioides cavernaquae includes these proteins:
- a CDS encoding zinc-binding dehydrogenase: MRAIQLHAFGDPDRLVLDDLPDLSPGPDQVRIAVESSGVHLLDTSLRRGETGPLPLPELPTVPGREVAGTVDAVGDAVDPEWLGRRVVAHLGPVPGGYAQQAVTSLANLIPVPAGLTLDEAVGLVGTGRTAEGILEQAGLSAEDTVLIPAAAGGLGWLLTQAALTAGATVIAAAGGPEKVRRLRELGAQAVDYHEPDWAAAIGRAATVVLDGVGGAIGRRAMHQLAPGGRMLMFGYSSGTPTEVTTADLIALNISAGWNLGPRMFARPGGIRGLAEQALARGARGEWRPLISAYPLEEAARAHRDLEERRTVGKVVLRSSPGQSSPSVENATTPRRI, encoded by the coding sequence ATGCGAGCGATCCAACTCCACGCCTTCGGCGATCCTGACCGCCTTGTCCTCGACGACCTGCCCGACCTGAGCCCCGGACCCGACCAGGTCCGGATCGCGGTGGAGTCGAGCGGAGTGCACCTCCTCGACACCAGCCTGCGCCGCGGCGAGACCGGGCCCCTCCCGCTTCCGGAGCTGCCGACGGTGCCGGGTCGTGAGGTCGCCGGCACCGTCGATGCAGTCGGTGACGCGGTCGATCCGGAGTGGCTGGGCAGGCGCGTCGTCGCGCACCTGGGTCCCGTTCCCGGCGGCTACGCGCAGCAGGCGGTGACCTCGCTCGCGAACCTGATCCCGGTTCCCGCCGGGCTCACCCTGGACGAGGCCGTTGGCCTCGTCGGCACGGGGCGAACCGCGGAGGGCATCCTGGAGCAGGCGGGTCTCTCCGCCGAGGACACCGTCCTGATCCCTGCGGCGGCGGGCGGTCTCGGGTGGCTCCTCACCCAGGCCGCACTCACGGCCGGCGCGACGGTGATCGCCGCCGCAGGCGGGCCGGAGAAGGTACGCCGCCTACGCGAGCTCGGCGCGCAGGCCGTCGACTACCACGAGCCGGACTGGGCCGCGGCGATCGGCCGCGCTGCCACGGTCGTGCTGGACGGGGTGGGTGGCGCCATCGGCCGTCGGGCGATGCACCAGCTCGCCCCGGGCGGCCGGATGCTGATGTTCGGCTACTCCTCGGGCACGCCGACCGAGGTCACGACGGCAGACCTGATCGCCCTCAACATCTCCGCGGGGTGGAACCTCGGGCCGCGGATGTTCGCCCGCCCGGGAGGCATCCGCGGGCTGGCCGAGCAGGCACTGGCGAGGGGCGCTCGTGGCGAATGGCGACCGCTCATCTCGGCGTACCCGCTCGAGGAGGCGGCGCGGGCCCACCGCGACCTGGAGGAACGGCGGACTGTCGGGAAGGTGGTGCTCCGGTCCTCGCCCGGTCAGTCCTCACCCAGCGTGGAGAACGCCACGACCCCGCGGCGCATCTGA
- a CDS encoding MarR family winged helix-turn-helix transcriptional regulator, translating to MTDVSTGALPQSDAVDARPAAGLTLLLKHAEQVVKQRLQPLLDEVDLTLDHWRIMSVLLVQPGLTMTTIADSAVVPAATLTRLVDRLAEQAIIVRRIDAADKRRAVVALSPRGQTLARRLRAAEQSVEVDLVSAVGTDRSGALMRDLAVLPHVAG from the coding sequence ATGACCGACGTCAGCACCGGCGCTCTGCCGCAGAGTGACGCAGTCGACGCGCGCCCGGCCGCCGGTCTGACCTTGCTCCTCAAGCACGCCGAGCAGGTCGTCAAGCAGCGCCTCCAGCCGCTGCTCGACGAGGTCGACCTGACCCTCGACCACTGGCGGATCATGTCCGTGCTGCTCGTGCAGCCCGGCCTGACGATGACGACGATCGCGGATTCGGCCGTCGTGCCCGCCGCGACGCTGACGCGCCTGGTCGACCGTCTCGCCGAGCAGGCGATCATCGTGCGGCGCATCGACGCGGCCGACAAGCGTCGCGCCGTCGTGGCCCTCTCCCCACGCGGTCAGACCCTCGCACGTCGGCTTCGTGCTGCCGAGCAGTCGGTGGAGGTCGATCTGGTCTCCGCCGTCGGCACCGATCGGTCGGGCGCGCTGATGCGTGACCTGGCGGTCCTCCCCCACGTCGCGGGCTGA
- a CDS encoding substrate-binding domain-containing protein: MPTGAAPLTDRVRETVAIAFVVPLQGPTGIYGPSCLACGELAVEQLNAVDGIGGRQVELIVVDGGRAPEVVAAEVGTLVDSGRVEAVAGWHISAVRQAITQRVGGRVLYAFAAMHEGRDDTRGVFMLGERPINQLLPAAHWMREELGTGRWAIVGNDYVFPRVTGATARIALQDSASSIVSETYVPLGTTDFGAVLRDLEGGDVDGVMMLLMGQDAVHFNRQFARFGLDDRLTRLSPAVEENTLLAGGPAAHNGLYAAAAYFDGLDTAEGNELASAYYARFGRWAPVLNAVGESCYEAILFLSRVGQVSGGLDVAGADALRNGHFYDSPRGLLRLDGNLLNQDVYLAAAKGMEFEVQQQISRTT; the protein is encoded by the coding sequence GTGCCCACTGGAGCCGCACCCCTGACGGATCGCGTGCGGGAGACCGTCGCGATCGCCTTCGTGGTGCCGTTGCAGGGTCCGACCGGGATCTACGGTCCGTCGTGCCTCGCCTGTGGCGAGCTCGCGGTCGAGCAGCTCAATGCAGTGGACGGCATCGGGGGACGCCAGGTCGAGCTGATCGTCGTCGACGGTGGCCGCGCGCCTGAGGTCGTCGCTGCGGAGGTTGGCACGCTCGTCGACAGCGGTCGGGTGGAGGCCGTGGCGGGCTGGCACATCTCCGCGGTGCGTCAGGCCATCACCCAGCGCGTCGGCGGCCGAGTGCTCTACGCCTTCGCTGCGATGCACGAGGGCCGCGACGACACGCGCGGCGTCTTCATGCTCGGCGAGCGTCCGATCAACCAGCTCCTCCCGGCGGCGCACTGGATGCGCGAGGAACTCGGCACCGGCCGCTGGGCGATCGTCGGCAACGACTACGTCTTCCCTCGGGTGACCGGCGCGACGGCACGCATCGCGCTCCAGGACAGTGCCTCGTCCATCGTCAGCGAGACCTACGTCCCGCTGGGCACGACTGACTTCGGCGCCGTCCTGCGAGATCTCGAGGGTGGTGACGTCGATGGCGTGATGATGCTCCTGATGGGGCAGGACGCCGTCCACTTCAACCGCCAGTTCGCACGTTTCGGGCTCGATGACCGACTCACGCGGCTGAGCCCCGCCGTCGAGGAGAACACCCTCCTCGCTGGCGGCCCCGCTGCCCACAACGGTCTCTACGCGGCGGCGGCCTACTTCGATGGGCTCGACACCGCGGAGGGCAATGAGCTGGCGAGCGCCTACTACGCGCGGTTCGGGCGCTGGGCGCCTGTGCTCAACGCGGTCGGGGAGTCCTGCTACGAAGCCATCCTCTTCCTGAGCCGGGTCGGGCAGGTCTCTGGCGGGCTCGACGTCGCCGGAGCCGATGCGCTCCGCAACGGCCACTTCTACGACAGCCCGAGGGGACTGCTCCGGCTTGATGGCAACCTGCTCAACCAGGACGTCTACCTTGCCGCCGCCAAGGGCATGGAGTTCGAGGTTCAGCAACAGATCTCCCGGACGACCTGA
- a CDS encoding urease accessory protein UreD produces MSTLTDVAPTTASRTTIHVERSGGRVRVRTAASGPSDRPLIRPMLLGADDRIARISLVPEGALLLAGDAVEVDVHVGTGAVLELHEAAGTVAYDMRGDHARWDVTVRLDEGATLLWGGEPFVVSAGADVRRTTRIVLDAGAGVALRETLVLGRHGEAAGRLHQTQTVEHASGVPLLVEELDVDAVRMTALLGGHRVIGSLLLLGDACAALPASSSADRFDLESGGTLLRRLAHEAHAAHDAAAWDQVVREICC; encoded by the coding sequence ATGTCCACGCTCACTGACGTCGCGCCCACCACCGCGAGCCGCACCACGATCCACGTGGAGCGCTCCGGGGGGAGGGTGCGCGTCCGCACGGCCGCGAGCGGACCGTCCGACCGTCCGCTGATCCGGCCGATGCTGCTCGGCGCCGACGACCGGATCGCCCGGATCTCGCTCGTGCCCGAGGGTGCGCTGCTCCTCGCCGGTGACGCGGTCGAGGTCGATGTGCACGTCGGCACCGGCGCAGTCCTGGAGCTTCACGAGGCTGCGGGCACAGTCGCCTACGACATGCGCGGTGACCACGCTCGATGGGACGTCACGGTGCGCCTCGACGAGGGTGCCACGCTGCTCTGGGGTGGCGAGCCGTTCGTGGTCTCGGCCGGAGCGGACGTACGCCGCACCACGCGGATCGTGCTCGACGCGGGGGCGGGCGTCGCCCTGCGCGAGACGCTCGTCCTGGGGCGCCATGGCGAAGCGGCTGGCCGGCTCCACCAGACGCAGACCGTCGAGCATGCGTCCGGCGTCCCGCTCCTGGTGGAGGAGCTCGACGTGGACGCTGTGCGGATGACGGCGCTGCTCGGTGGTCACCGGGTGATCGGCTCACTCCTGCTGCTCGGGGATGCCTGCGCCGCCCTGCCCGCGTCGTCGAGCGCAGACCGGTTCGACCTCGAGTCCGGAGGCACGCTGCTGCGGCGTCTCGCGCACGAGGCGCATGCCGCCCACGATGCCGCGGCGTGGGATCAGGTCGTCCGGGAGATCTGTTGCTGA